The Sphaerospermopsis torques-reginae ITEP-024 genome has a window encoding:
- a CDS encoding DUF3155 domain-containing protein, with amino-acid sequence MARRRKRKSRRRQEGRRILEHVPQYSIESGEDKPVTAARKFIQAEGILPPALLLVKRNEHTTDRYFWAEKGLFGAQYVEENHFLFPSLRVLETPVSQQELVTVASR; translated from the coding sequence TTGGCAAGGAGACGTAAAAGAAAAAGTCGTCGTCGTCAGGAAGGACGACGGATTCTAGAACACGTGCCTCAGTACAGCATCGAAAGTGGCGAAGATAAACCTGTGACAGCAGCTAGAAAATTCATTCAAGCTGAAGGTATCTTGCCTCCTGCCTTGCTACTTGTAAAACGCAACGAACATACAACAGATCGTTATTTTTGGGCGGAAAAAGGTCTGTTTGGCGCTCAATACGTAGAAGAGAATCATTTTCTATTTCCTAGTCTGAGAGTGTTGGAAACTCCAGTTAGTCAGCAAGAATTAGTGACTGTGGCAAGTCGCTAA
- a CDS encoding GAF domain-containing sensor histidine kinase encodes MLISASSDFIALCREQISLLTQGLGASLSVVYLTQELADTPTGEAQLIPVVVYPETARLNYGDDLVQGTANQQIQFSNISNIGNISNILDLPDQQGKLLTAGSTSKPPSQNSEHTNTPQPNLEDEYIFSGNQIVLPLIYEGVMMGLLVTGREDRPWNESEEREIQRIAKTLAIACILDQRQVWLQQQLHQQQVLQEQQRDLLDNLLHQFRNPLTAIRTFGKLLFKRLRPADPNRDVATSIVRESDRLQELLQQFDQVIDLTDADLTPIPLPESKIVMEASVQKPANPPLLLPGTGENIIDCHLQDLLVPLLISAQAIAQERNLELIADIPETLPLVKANIKAFREVLSNIIDNALKYTPAGGKICIQTGLQKDNFQGIAISDTGPGIPPEDLKHLGERHYRGVQAQTEIPGTGLGIAIAKQLIAQMQGEIAVFSPALNSNITSLKHRGTTFIIWLPEVGDR; translated from the coding sequence ATGTTAATATCTGCTAGTTCTGATTTTATTGCTTTGTGTCGAGAGCAAATATCTCTATTAACCCAAGGACTGGGAGCGTCTTTGAGTGTTGTCTACTTAACCCAAGAATTGGCAGATACTCCCACAGGTGAGGCGCAATTAATTCCAGTGGTGGTGTACCCAGAGACAGCAAGATTAAACTACGGAGATGATTTGGTTCAGGGGACAGCCAACCAACAAATTCAATTTAGTAATATTAGTAATATTGGTAATATTAGTAATATTTTGGACTTACCAGATCAACAGGGAAAGTTATTGACAGCAGGTTCAACTTCAAAACCTCCATCCCAGAATTCAGAACATACAAATACACCCCAACCAAATTTAGAAGATGAATATATATTCAGTGGTAATCAAATTGTTTTACCTCTGATTTATGAAGGTGTGATGATGGGGTTATTGGTGACAGGAAGGGAAGATCGACCTTGGAATGAATCGGAAGAAAGGGAAATTCAGCGTATAGCTAAAACCCTAGCGATCGCCTGTATTTTAGATCAGCGTCAAGTTTGGTTACAACAACAATTACATCAACAACAAGTTCTGCAAGAACAACAACGGGATTTACTAGATAATCTTTTACACCAGTTTCGCAACCCCTTAACAGCTATTCGCACCTTTGGAAAACTGCTATTTAAAAGATTGCGGCCAGCAGATCCTAACCGAGATGTAGCCACCAGTATAGTCCGGGAAAGCGATCGCCTCCAAGAATTATTACAACAATTTGATCAAGTTATAGACTTAACAGATGCAGATTTAACCCCCATTCCTCTGCCAGAATCTAAAATTGTTATGGAAGCTTCTGTACAGAAACCAGCTAACCCACCCCTATTATTACCAGGAACAGGAGAAAATATTATTGATTGTCACTTACAAGATTTATTAGTACCATTATTAATATCGGCTCAAGCTATTGCCCAAGAACGAAATCTGGAATTAATAGCAGATATTCCTGAAACTTTACCATTAGTAAAAGCTAATATCAAAGCATTCAGAGAAGTATTGAGTAATATTATTGATAATGCCTTGAAATATACCCCGGCTGGTGGGAAAATTTGCATACAAACCGGACTACAAAAAGATAATTTTCAAGGTATAGCCATTAGTGATACAGGTCCGGGTATTCCTCCAGAAGATTTAAAGCATTTAGGAGAAAGACATTATCGGGGTGTACAAGCACAAACAGAAATTCCTGGCACTGGTTTAGGCATTGCGATCGCTAAACAACTAATTGCACAAATGCAAGGAGAAATCGCAGTTTTCAGCCCTGCATTAAATTCAAATATTACTTCCCTAAAACATCGAGGAACTACTTTTATTATTTGGTTGCCGGAAGTAGGTGATAGGTGA
- a CDS encoding DUF3611 family protein — MTQNFETPSANIRAIAQMFRLGGWISFWIQLVLGVISGIIVILFAFFSQRPGSPSNNPGTGFGVFLAVCGLIVLGAGIYLAYRYTTIGKQLDSPNPSNRPRKLESVQIIRLGVWVNLGGILVTLLGAQAIVGTLVARSISPQAVTTQLFDPTRIISGLDMLVVQANINTVSAHFSGLIASLFLLNRITK; from the coding sequence ATGACACAAAATTTTGAAACTCCATCCGCTAATATTAGAGCGATCGCCCAAATGTTTCGCTTGGGAGGTTGGATTAGTTTTTGGATACAATTAGTTTTAGGTGTAATTTCTGGTATAATAGTGATATTATTTGCCTTTTTTAGTCAAAGACCGGGCAGCCCCAGTAACAACCCAGGAACAGGCTTTGGGGTATTTTTAGCGGTTTGTGGACTAATTGTTTTAGGTGCGGGTATTTACTTAGCCTATCGGTATACAACAATTGGTAAACAACTAGATTCCCCTAATCCCAGTAACCGCCCAAGGAAACTTGAAAGTGTACAAATCATACGATTAGGTGTATGGGTAAATTTAGGAGGAATATTAGTTACGCTGCTAGGAGCGCAAGCGATTGTAGGTACATTGGTGGCTAGGTCAATTTCCCCACAAGCAGTAACAACGCAATTATTTGACCCTACTCGGATTATTAGCGGTTTAGATATGCTTGTAGTACAGGCAAACATAAATACTGTATCAGCGCATTTTTCAGGACTTATAGCTTCACTATTTTTATTAAATCGGATTACAAAATAG
- a CDS encoding Uma2 family endonuclease translates to MTSEPVILNIKNVGLSDEQFYHLCQTNEDWKLEETAKGELIIMPPVGAISGNRESNFNGYVWLWNLQTKLGKVFSSSTIFTLPNGGKRSPDVAWIANERWDALSIEEQEKFPRICPDFVIELRSRTDSLTQLQDKMQEYLNSGLRLGWLIDPQNQPVEIYRQNQPVEIISLPTTLSGEDVLPGFILDLSLFHD, encoded by the coding sequence ATGACATCTGAACCAGTAATTTTAAATATCAAAAATGTTGGTTTAAGTGATGAACAATTTTATCACCTCTGTCAAACTAACGAAGATTGGAAACTAGAAGAAACAGCTAAAGGAGAATTAATTATTATGCCTCCAGTGGGTGCAATTAGTGGTAATAGAGAATCAAATTTTAATGGATATGTTTGGTTATGGAATTTGCAAACTAAGCTAGGAAAAGTCTTTAGTTCTTCCACTATTTTCACTTTACCTAATGGTGGTAAACGTTCCCCTGATGTCGCTTGGATAGCTAATGAACGTTGGGATGCTTTAAGCATTGAAGAACAAGAAAAATTTCCTAGAATTTGTCCTGATTTTGTTATAGAATTACGTTCTCGTACCGATTCTTTAACTCAACTACAAGATAAAATGCAGGAATATCTTAATAGTGGTTTACGTTTAGGTTGGTTAATTGATCCGCAAAATCAACCAGTAGAAATTTATCGTCAAAATCAACCAGTAGAAATTATCTCATTACCGACAACTTTATCAGGAGAAGATGTTTTACCAGGATTTATTTTAGATTTATCTCTCTTCCATGATTAA
- a CDS encoding cofactor assembly of complex C subunit B, translating to MNNTIVQSTFLLTLLLSVGLFFFIRASTKDRTEQAKLTSEQDDATLMNQLKEYFRSRSYRVTSIDKDSNQVNFEGFVRPSWFLAIFLTILAAVGFACLSLVLSQLFSSHSPFSLVLVLLSPLSGIFYWRKAGRLEKVSLKMESTPNEQHSSSIITVIAHRDELAELQKALQLKMVD from the coding sequence ATGAATAATACTATTGTGCAATCTACTTTCCTACTCACTTTGTTATTATCAGTAGGACTATTTTTCTTTATTCGTGCTTCCACAAAAGACCGCACCGAACAAGCAAAGTTAACTTCTGAACAAGATGACGCTACCTTGATGAACCAACTCAAGGAGTATTTTCGCTCCCGTTCCTACCGTGTAACATCTATAGATAAAGACAGTAATCAGGTGAATTTTGAAGGATTTGTTAGACCTAGCTGGTTCTTAGCTATATTCTTAACTATTTTAGCCGCAGTTGGTTTTGCTTGCCTCTCTTTGGTTTTATCTCAGCTTTTTTCTAGTCACAGTCCATTTTCCCTGGTTTTAGTCCTGCTGTCACCATTAAGTGGTATATTTTATTGGCGCAAGGCAGGAAGACTTGAGAAGGTGTCACTCAAAATGGAGTCAACTCCAAATGAACAACACTCCTCAAGTATAATTACTGTCATCGCCCATCGTGATGAACTTGCTGAGTTACAAAAGGCGTTACAGTTAAAAATGGTTGACTAA
- a CDS encoding conjugal transfer protein TrbI, producing MSSLMGWQSGTVALMTIAITTGAVTPLFTFAPAQAQFNINQPRTITIPANVTLPVTYEKEKVIVNPGERLPLTLRIANDIIDSNRNVLIPANTEVVGELQSVNLPNNNNKKGVRFVARELVFATGRRLQINANSRTITETEKISKGTDTGQVLTDAAIGAGAATVISLLTGNKKIETLEPIGGAAAGALASVLLRKKQADVFVLRPENDLDITLSSNLVLSRN from the coding sequence ATGAGTAGTCTTATGGGTTGGCAGTCTGGAACTGTTGCACTGATGACAATAGCCATTACTACAGGTGCTGTCACCCCTTTATTTACCTTTGCTCCTGCTCAAGCACAATTCAATATTAACCAACCCCGAACCATTACCATTCCGGCAAATGTCACCTTACCTGTGACTTATGAAAAAGAGAAAGTAATTGTGAATCCTGGAGAAAGATTACCTCTAACGCTGAGAATAGCTAATGATATTATCGACAGTAACAGAAATGTGTTGATTCCGGCTAATACTGAGGTTGTAGGGGAGTTACAATCGGTGAACCTGCCTAACAATAACAATAAAAAAGGTGTACGCTTTGTAGCTAGAGAATTAGTATTTGCCACTGGAAGACGGTTACAGATTAATGCTAATTCTCGCACTATCACCGAAACTGAAAAAATCTCCAAAGGAACTGATACTGGACAGGTTTTAACTGATGCTGCTATTGGTGCTGGTGCAGCTACTGTGATTTCACTACTGACAGGTAACAAGAAAATTGAAACTTTAGAACCTATTGGTGGTGCTGCTGCGGGTGCTTTAGCAAGTGTGCTGTTGCGGAAGAAACAGGCTGATGTTTTCGTTTTGCGACCTGAGAATGATTTAGATATCACGCTTTCATCCAATTTGGTACTATCTCGTAACTAG
- a CDS encoding S-layer homology domain-containing protein translates to MFTLNRLQSKTALVMALSVTVGSVTPLITSAPTLAQTGFSDVSSNYWASQFIQQLSQRGVIAGFPDGTFRPEEPVTRAQFAAMINKAFSKSAQRQPINFNDVPSNSWAYNAIRQAYSIGFLSGYPGNVFRPNQAIPREQVLVSLANGLEYAASGNVENTLQLFNDSGSISGYARFPIAAATERRIVVNYPNVRFLNPGVTATRAQVAAFIYQALVSANQAAAINSPYIVALQTTPPPVTTVTIPQGTVIPVKYERAEKILVTKDETAPLTLTTSQSVITQDGRVVIPAGSQVIGELRPAQGGSQFVAQKLVLTTGQEYNVSASSDVITKVETVRKGTSTSSIIRNTILGAGAAAAVSAVTGDRAVATEEVLGGAGIGALIGLFFGRNSVDLIAIEPNTDLEMTINQNLLVSVQ, encoded by the coding sequence ATGTTTACTTTAAATCGCTTGCAATCAAAAACAGCCTTAGTCATGGCTTTGAGTGTCACAGTTGGTAGTGTAACACCTTTAATAACATCTGCACCAACCTTAGCACAAACTGGTTTTTCTGATGTTTCATCTAATTATTGGGCATCACAATTTATTCAACAATTATCACAACGAGGTGTAATTGCGGGATTTCCTGATGGTACATTTCGTCCCGAAGAACCAGTGACACGGGCGCAGTTTGCCGCCATGATTAATAAAGCTTTTAGCAAGTCTGCACAACGGCAACCTATCAATTTTAATGATGTGCCTAGTAATTCTTGGGCATATAACGCCATTAGACAAGCTTACTCTATTGGTTTTTTATCAGGATATCCTGGCAATGTTTTTAGACCTAATCAAGCTATTCCCCGTGAACAAGTTTTAGTTTCTTTGGCTAACGGTTTAGAATATGCTGCTAGTGGTAATGTTGAAAACACTCTACAATTATTCAATGATTCTGGCAGTATTTCTGGCTATGCCCGCTTTCCTATTGCTGCGGCCACTGAGAGAAGAATTGTAGTTAACTATCCTAATGTGAGATTTCTCAATCCTGGTGTGACTGCAACCAGAGCGCAGGTAGCGGCTTTTATTTACCAAGCTTTAGTTAGTGCTAATCAAGCCGCTGCAATTAATTCACCTTATATTGTAGCTCTGCAAACCACACCACCACCAGTTACAACTGTTACCATTCCTCAAGGAACTGTGATTCCTGTCAAGTATGAACGGGCTGAAAAGATTCTGGTGACTAAAGATGAAACTGCACCTTTAACTTTAACCACATCACAAAGTGTAATTACCCAAGATGGTAGAGTAGTGATTCCTGCGGGGAGTCAGGTGATAGGTGAACTTAGACCGGCTCAAGGTGGTTCTCAATTTGTAGCACAAAAATTAGTTTTAACCACAGGGCAAGAATATAATGTGAGTGCTAGTTCTGATGTGATTACCAAAGTGGAAACTGTGAGGAAAGGCACTAGCACCAGTTCAATTATCAGAAATACTATATTGGGAGCAGGAGCAGCAGCAGCGGTATCTGCGGTGACAGGCGATCGCGCTGTGGCTACAGAAGAAGTTCTTGGAGGTGCTGGTATTGGGGCTTTGATTGGTCTTTTCTTTGGTAGAAATAGTGTGGATTTAATTGCTATTGAACCTAACACCGACTTAGAAATGACAATTAATCAAAATCTGTTAGTTTCTGTGCAATAG